A genomic stretch from Deinococcus multiflagellatus includes:
- a CDS encoding plasmid pRiA4b ORF-3 family protein, which produces MTATRKAGRQMQVFKVVSRAKVPGERRLPYRVVGLPQGADLYALASAIVAAFNFDLDHAFGFFDGKNPYRSAVAYELFHDMQTARGAPTLGLPALPPPPDEAEVALMLLLETVDRHALMRETAGFLARRLDEELQPRVPERLQAAVSAQLRAFADGLLLDEEVEEAGTSLPPQIRAQLAQPGGLDAVLAQLQVVGPVLTGPGLPAPGQQTGREEHGVKGVPATVPFARQATWTFLFDYGDDWLFDVTYQGTQDAPPRVRLPRVLDALGTAPEQYPEWDE; this is translated from the coding sequence ATGACCGCAACCAGAAAAGCTGGCCGTCAGATGCAGGTCTTCAAGGTGGTGAGCCGCGCAAAGGTGCCGGGCGAGCGGCGGTTGCCTTACCGGGTGGTGGGGCTGCCGCAGGGCGCGGACCTGTACGCCCTCGCTTCGGCCATCGTGGCGGCGTTTAATTTCGATCTGGACCATGCCTTCGGGTTTTTCGACGGCAAGAATCCGTACCGCTCGGCCGTGGCTTACGAACTGTTTCACGACATGCAAACGGCGCGCGGCGCCCCGACGCTGGGCCTTCCGGCCCTGCCCCCACCCCCCGACGAGGCCGAAGTGGCCCTGATGTTGCTGCTGGAAACGGTGGACCGTCACGCCCTGATGCGGGAGACGGCCGGCTTTCTGGCCCGGCGCCTGGACGAGGAACTGCAGCCGCGCGTGCCAGAACGGCTGCAGGCGGCCGTGAGTGCCCAGCTGCGGGCCTTTGCTGACGGCCTGCTGCTGGACGAGGAAGTGGAAGAGGCCGGCACCTCGCTGCCGCCCCAGATCCGGGCACAACTGGCGCAGCCGGGCGGGCTGGACGCGGTGCTGGCCCAGCTGCAAGTGGTCGGGCCGGTGTTGACCGGGCCCGGCCTGCCCGCGCCGGGCCAGCAGACGGGCCGCGAGGAACACGGGGTCAAGGGCGTGCCTGCCACGGTCCCCTTTGCGCGGCAGGCCACCTGGACCTTTCTCTTTGACTACGGCGACGACTGGTTGTTCGACGTGACCTATCAGGGCACCCAGGACGCCCCGCCGCGTGTGCGCCTGCCCCGCGTGCTGGACGCCCTGGGTACCGCCCCCGAGCAGTACCCGGAGTGGGACGAATGA
- a CDS encoding sulfite exporter TauE/SafE family protein produces MVTGLTLAVIGIGLLAGMLGAILGLGGGVVVVPALEFVLPLFGRDITIAQAVAVSQIGVLAVGLSGAASYLQQGLVRARTGYLLSPYTIVGGAAGSFLGLVLPGRAVATVFAALLLYSAYNLLRGLKRVEAERPPSRLVPPAMTFAGVMSGLLGIGGGTVQVPVLNLLAGVPIRQAIATSTFIMGLTAVGNALVYQAGGLLDLRLAAGVALGVLIGARAGATLQSRIPAAQLKLFFSLLLIFTAAQLLWKYWA; encoded by the coding sequence GTGGTAACGGGCCTGACGCTGGCGGTGATCGGGATCGGGCTGCTGGCGGGGATGCTGGGGGCCATCCTGGGGCTGGGGGGCGGGGTGGTGGTGGTGCCCGCGCTGGAATTTGTGCTGCCCCTCTTTGGCCGCGACATCACCATTGCGCAGGCGGTGGCGGTCAGCCAGATCGGCGTGCTGGCGGTGGGCCTCAGCGGGGCGGCCAGCTACCTGCAGCAGGGGCTGGTGCGCGCCCGCACCGGGTATCTGCTCTCGCCCTACACGATTGTGGGGGGCGCCGCCGGCTCGTTCCTGGGGCTGGTGCTGCCGGGGCGGGCGGTGGCCACGGTGTTTGCCGCGCTGCTGCTGTATTCGGCGTACAACCTGCTGCGCGGCCTGAAACGGGTGGAGGCCGAGCGGCCCCCCAGCCGCCTCGTGCCGCCGGCCATGACCTTCGCCGGGGTCATGAGCGGCCTGCTGGGCATTGGGGGCGGCACGGTGCAGGTGCCAGTGCTGAACTTGCTGGCCGGGGTGCCTATCCGGCAGGCGATTGCCACCAGCACCTTCATCATGGGCCTGACCGCCGTGGGCAACGCGCTGGTGTATCAGGCGGGCGGGCTGCTGGACCTGCGGCTGGCGGCCGGGGTGGCGCTGGGCGTGCTGATCGGCGCGCGGGCCGGGGCCACGCTGCAAAGCCGCATTCCGGCCGCGCAGCTCAAGCTCTTTTTCAGCCTGCTGCTGATCTTTACGGCCGCGCAGCTGCTGTGGAAATACTGGGCGTGA
- a CDS encoding GGDEF domain-containing protein: MKTPLPLLLFPLLGLCALYSGVLVLARLTGHDTHAVDLLYMGVLLLCAAVAWQAYAQARGTGRRLLGWGTLGLSALAAAEVAWVLLFDLPGREAPDLSVADAGYLIYYAGLLGLLLLGQRRGRNPGALLDSLTVGLVVAQASWVLALVPLLQDQGSTLIFRVLNLSYLALDIVLLTLVLFTLRQPLAAPRWPLLLGLLAYVVADLLYFNLGTLYQPRGPLDLLWAWGAVGQALGILLLARTREPEDPGPAHARLELVLRALPYVAVLASCTLLVLYGPQDTLAGRGVVLLTAAVFGMVTLRQALSHAESLRLNRQLQAQAEALRQSQAQMEHLAFHDGLTGLLNRAGFYRALRAALPGGATVLLLDLDGFKPVNDDHGHAAGDEVLRVVAGRLAACSGEDWRAARLGGDEFALLGPADQSPGAAQALAERVVAAVAEPVTVPGGAQVRVTGSVGLARMDGAGASEDTLVRQADAAMYRAKRAGGHRSAELVKVPG; this comes from the coding sequence ATGAAGACCCCGTTGCCCCTCCTGCTGTTTCCGCTGCTGGGCCTGTGCGCCCTGTACAGCGGCGTGCTGGTGCTGGCCCGACTGACCGGCCACGACACCCACGCCGTGGACTTGCTGTACATGGGCGTGCTGCTGCTGTGCGCGGCGGTGGCCTGGCAGGCGTACGCGCAGGCGCGCGGAACAGGGCGGCGCCTGCTGGGCTGGGGCACCCTGGGTCTCTCGGCGCTGGCGGCGGCCGAGGTCGCCTGGGTGCTGCTGTTCGATCTGCCCGGGCGCGAGGCCCCCGACCTCTCGGTGGCCGACGCCGGGTACCTCATCTATTACGCCGGGCTGCTGGGGCTGCTGCTGCTGGGCCAGCGGCGCGGGCGCAACCCGGGCGCCCTGCTGGACAGCCTGACCGTGGGCCTTGTGGTGGCGCAGGCCTCGTGGGTGCTGGCGCTGGTGCCGCTGCTGCAGGACCAGGGCAGCACGCTGATCTTCCGGGTGCTGAACCTCAGTTATCTGGCGCTGGACATCGTGTTGCTGACCCTGGTGCTCTTTACCCTGCGCCAGCCGCTGGCGGCCCCGCGCTGGCCGCTGCTGCTGGGCCTGCTGGCCTACGTGGTGGCCGACCTGCTGTATTTCAACCTGGGCACCCTGTACCAGCCGCGCGGCCCGCTGGACCTGCTGTGGGCCTGGGGCGCTGTGGGACAGGCGCTGGGCATTCTGCTGCTGGCCCGCACCCGCGAACCCGAAGACCCCGGCCCCGCCCACGCCCGGCTGGAACTGGTGCTGCGCGCCCTGCCGTACGTGGCGGTGCTGGCCTCGTGCACGCTGCTGGTGCTGTATGGCCCCCAGGACACCCTGGCAGGCCGTGGGGTGGTGCTGCTCACGGCGGCCGTGTTCGGCATGGTCACGCTGCGCCAGGCGCTGTCGCACGCCGAGAGCCTGCGCCTGAACCGGCAACTGCAGGCCCAGGCCGAGGCCCTGCGCCAGAGCCAGGCCCAGATGGAGCACCTCGCCTTTCACGACGGCCTGACCGGGCTGCTTAACCGCGCCGGCTTCTACCGCGCCCTGCGCGCGGCGCTGCCGGGGGGGGCCACGGTGCTGCTGCTGGACCTGGACGGCTTCAAGCCCGTCAACGACGATCACGGCCACGCGGCGGGCGACGAGGTGCTGCGCGTGGTGGCCGGGCGGCTGGCGGCCTGCAGTGGTGAGGACTGGCGCGCGGCGCGCCTGGGCGGCGACGAATTTGCCCTGCTGGGCCCGGCCGACCAGAGCCCCGGGGCCGCGCAGGCACTGGCCGAACGGGTGGTGGCGGCGGTGGCCGAGCCGGTCACGGTGCCCGGGGGCGCGCAGGTGCGGGTCACGGGGTCAGTGGGTCTGGCGCGCATGGACGGCGCGGGCGCCAGCGAAGACACCCTGGTCCGGCAGGCCGACGCCGCCATGTACCGGGCCAAGCGCGCGGGCGGACACCGCAGCGCCGAACTGGTGAAGGTGCCGGGCTAG
- the aroA gene encoding 3-phosphoshikimate 1-carboxyvinyltransferase: protein MDGLPKRFDVIVYPAAELRGEVRAQPSKNYTTRYLLAAALAPGETRVVGAATSEDAGAMLRCLGDWGAGIEHCGEDVVVRGFGARPRAGVTLNPGNAGAVARFLMGVAALTEQTTFVTDHPDSLGRRPQGDLLEALARLGARVRSEDGRLPVTISGPVRGGTVEVSAERSSQYASALMFLAPLLPGGLDLRLTGDIKSHAPLRQTLDTLAAFGVQASASEDLGRVTIPGGQTYQSGRVTVPGDYPGSAALLAAAATRPGEVRLSNLREHDLQGEREAVAVLREMGAAITREGDTLTVRGGAPLWAVTRDGDGFTDAVQALTAAAALAQGTTTWENVATLRLKECDRISDTRRELERLGLHASETGDSLSVSGTATLAGGVTADGHGDHRMIMLLTILGLSAQAPLRITGAHHIRKSYPLFFRHLEALGARFDYPEATRA from the coding sequence ATGGACGGCCTGCCGAAAAGATTCGATGTGATCGTGTATCCCGCCGCCGAGTTACGGGGCGAGGTGCGGGCGCAGCCCAGCAAGAACTACACCACGCGCTACCTGCTGGCCGCCGCGCTGGCGCCGGGCGAGACGCGGGTGGTGGGGGCGGCCACCAGCGAGGACGCGGGGGCGATGCTGCGCTGTCTGGGCGACTGGGGGGCAGGCATTGAGCACTGCGGCGAGGACGTGGTCGTGCGCGGCTTTGGGGCGCGGCCCCGGGCGGGGGTGACCCTGAATCCGGGCAATGCGGGGGCGGTGGCGCGCTTTCTGATGGGCGTGGCGGCGCTGACCGAGCAGACCACCTTCGTCACGGACCACCCGGACTCACTGGGGCGGCGGCCCCAGGGCGACCTGCTGGAGGCACTCGCCCGGCTGGGGGCGCGGGTGCGCAGCGAGGATGGGCGCCTGCCGGTCACCATCAGCGGGCCGGTGCGTGGGGGCACGGTGGAAGTCAGCGCCGAGCGCTCCAGCCAGTACGCCAGCGCCCTGATGTTTCTGGCGCCGCTGCTGCCCGGGGGCCTGGACCTGCGCCTGACCGGCGACATCAAGAGCCACGCGCCGCTGCGCCAGACTCTGGACACCCTGGCGGCCTTCGGGGTGCAGGCGAGCGCCAGCGAGGACCTGGGGCGGGTGACCATTCCGGGCGGGCAGACTTACCAATCGGGGCGCGTGACCGTGCCGGGCGACTACCCCGGCAGCGCGGCCCTGCTGGCGGCGGCGGCCACCCGCCCCGGCGAGGTGCGCCTCTCGAACCTGCGCGAACACGACCTGCAGGGCGAGCGCGAGGCCGTGGCGGTCCTGCGCGAAATGGGCGCGGCCATCACCCGCGAGGGCGACACGCTGACCGTGCGCGGCGGCGCGCCCCTGTGGGCCGTTACGCGCGACGGCGACGGCTTTACCGACGCGGTGCAGGCGCTCACGGCCGCCGCTGCGCTGGCGCAGGGCACCACCACCTGGGAAAACGTGGCCACCCTGCGCCTGAAGGAATGCGACCGCATCTCGGACACCCGGCGCGAACTGGAGCGGCTGGGCCTGCACGCCAGCGAAACCGGAGACAGCCTGAGCGTGAGCGGCACAGCCACGCTGGCGGGGGGCGTGACCGCCGACGGCCACGGCGACCACCGCATGATCATGCTGCTCACCATCCTGGGCCTGAGCGCCCAGGCGCCCCTGCGCATCACGGGCGCGCACCACATCCGCAAGAGTTACCCGCTCTTTTTCCGGCACTTGGAAGCCCTGGGCGCCCGCTTTGATTACCCGGAGGCCACCCGCGCCTGA
- a CDS encoding 3-oxoacyl-ACP synthase III family protein has product MSALFRPAPPLGVRILSTAQALPARVVSTAEVAALCGVPAELAQKRSGVRERRWLSEGETALSLGAQAAREALAQAGLPPEQVDVLLNASGSQLQPIPDGAALFARELGLRGAATYSLHGTCLSFLVALQHAALLIHTQQARHVLIVSSEGGSLGLNPAQPESTLLIGDGAAAVLLGPAERPGQGLHAARIETYPEGADHTRIRGGGTLLMPQNPRAEHRDFTFDMQGLQVLKLASRVVPGFLERLRPGLSTGLPGIDRVIPHQASQAGLDLLRRYGWPAERVEVTLPTLGNVIAASVPLTLHQALRAGRLGVGETALLVGTGAGLIAGGVILEV; this is encoded by the coding sequence ATGAGCGCCCTGTTCCGTCCGGCGCCGCCGTTGGGCGTCCGCATTCTGTCCACCGCCCAGGCCCTGCCCGCGCGGGTGGTGAGCACTGCCGAGGTGGCGGCCCTGTGCGGCGTGCCCGCTGAACTTGCCCAGAAGCGCAGCGGCGTGCGCGAGCGCCGCTGGCTTTCAGAGGGCGAAACGGCCCTGAGCCTGGGCGCCCAGGCCGCCCGCGAGGCCCTGGCCCAGGCGGGCCTGCCCCCTGAGCAAGTGGACGTGTTGCTGAATGCCAGCGGCAGCCAGTTGCAGCCCATTCCTGACGGCGCCGCCCTGTTCGCCCGCGAACTGGGCCTGCGCGGGGCCGCCACCTACAGCCTGCACGGCACCTGCCTGAGCTTTCTGGTGGCCCTGCAGCACGCCGCCCTGCTGATTCATACGCAGCAGGCGCGCCACGTCCTGATCGTGTCCAGCGAGGGGGGCAGCCTGGGCCTGAACCCCGCGCAGCCTGAAAGCACCCTGCTGATTGGCGACGGCGCCGCCGCTGTGCTGCTGGGCCCCGCCGAGCGCCCCGGCCAGGGCCTGCACGCCGCACGGATCGAAACCTACCCCGAGGGCGCCGACCACACCCGGATTCGCGGCGGCGGCACGCTGCTGATGCCGCAGAACCCCCGCGCAGAGCACCGCGACTTCACGTTCGATATGCAGGGGCTGCAGGTGCTGAAACTGGCCTCGCGGGTGGTGCCGGGGTTTCTAGAACGGCTGCGGCCGGGGCTCAGTACGGGGCTGCCGGGGATTGACCGGGTGATTCCGCACCAGGCCAGCCAGGCGGGGCTGGACCTGCTGCGGCGCTATGGGTGGCCGGCTGAGCGGGTGGAGGTGACGTTGCCCACGCTGGGGAATGTGATTGCGGCGAGTGTGCCGCTTACGTTGCACCAGGCGCTGCGGGCGGGGCGGTTGGGGGTAGGGGAGACGGCGCTGCTGGTGGGGACGGGGGCGGGGTTGATTGCGGGGGGGGTGATTTTGGAAGTGTAG
- a CDS encoding F390 synthetase-related protein, with protein sequence MKALPILHAALDDARLTFRSRPALEAHQRRLAHEHLRWVAAHSPAVAARFRAAGLPLSRWAELPPTTKAQMLATFDTLNTAGVTLAQALTAARRAEQTRDFTPRLPTPRGPVTVGLSTGTSGTQGVFLVGEAEQARWAGTVLRALLPGGWRGLTQRHRVAFFLRADSPLYRSVGSRWLDFRFFDLLRPVADLARELTAYRPTLIVGPPAVLRAVQDQGAGVQAERVVSVAEVLDPDDAAHLRAWGPVVQVYQATEGLLALPCEHGELHLTEAHVHFDLEAVGGGLVRPVITDLRRRVQPFVCHRLDDLLRLHPEPCPCGRAARRVAAIVGRQDDALQLPGPGGEPVTIWPDFLRGALSAVPGLRDYRAEQTGAAALTLALNPCTPDLDTRALAEVRAALRRSGADPAQVTLSTVPLPPLAPGTKRRRVSRARPLAPEVTP encoded by the coding sequence GTGAAGGCGCTGCCCATCCTGCACGCGGCGCTGGACGACGCGCGGCTGACCTTCCGCTCGCGCCCGGCGCTGGAGGCCCACCAGCGGCGGCTGGCCCACGAGCACCTGCGTTGGGTGGCGGCCCACAGCCCGGCCGTGGCGGCGCGCTTCCGGGCGGCGGGGCTGCCGCTCTCGCGCTGGGCCGAACTGCCGCCTACGACCAAGGCCCAGATGCTCGCCACCTTCGACACCCTGAACACAGCGGGCGTCACGCTGGCCCAGGCCCTGACTGCCGCCCGGCGGGCCGAGCAGACGCGCGATTTCACGCCCCGGCTGCCCACCCCGCGCGGCCCGGTCACGGTGGGTCTGTCTACCGGCACCAGCGGCACGCAGGGCGTGTTCCTGGTGGGCGAGGCCGAGCAGGCGCGCTGGGCCGGCACGGTGCTGCGCGCGCTGCTGCCCGGCGGCTGGCGCGGCCTGACCCAGCGCCACCGCGTGGCCTTTTTCCTGCGCGCCGACAGCCCGCTGTACCGCAGCGTGGGCAGCCGCTGGCTGGACTTCCGCTTCTTTGACCTGCTGCGGCCCGTGGCCGACCTGGCCCGCGAGCTGACCGCCTACCGCCCCACCCTGATCGTGGGCCCGCCCGCCGTGCTGCGCGCCGTGCAGGACCAGGGGGCCGGGGTGCAGGCCGAGCGGGTGGTCAGCGTGGCCGAGGTGCTGGACCCCGATGACGCCGCGCACCTGCGCGCCTGGGGCCCGGTGGTGCAGGTGTATCAGGCCACCGAGGGGCTGCTGGCCCTGCCCTGCGAGCACGGCGAGCTGCACCTCACCGAAGCGCATGTGCACTTTGACCTGGAGGCGGTGGGCGGCGGGCTGGTGCGGCCAGTGATCACCGACCTGCGCCGCCGGGTGCAGCCGTTCGTGTGCCACCGCCTGGACGACCTGCTGCGCCTGCACCCCGAGCCCTGCCCCTGTGGCCGCGCCGCGCGCCGGGTGGCGGCGATTGTGGGCCGCCAGGACGACGCCCTGCAGTTGCCGGGGCCCGGTGGCGAACCGGTCACCATCTGGCCCGACTTTCTGCGCGGCGCGCTCTCGGCCGTGCCGGGCCTGCGCGACTACCGCGCCGAGCAGACGGGCGCGGCCGCCCTGACGCTGGCGCTGAACCCCTGCACCCCCGACCTGGACACGCGGGCCCTGGCCGAGGTGCGCGCCGCCCTGCGCCGCAGCGGCGCCGACCCCGCCCAGGTGACGCTGAGCACCGTTCCCCTGCCCCCTCTGGCCCCCGGCACCAAGCGCCGCCGGGTGAGCCGCGCCCGGCCCCTGGCCCCGGAGGTCACCCCATGA
- a CDS encoding MBL fold metallo-hydrolase, producing the protein MRVIPLQAGDCLNLAALTERGAPWRLQAYPAGFSLLLHPVHGPVLFDTGYGESVVRAMRRWPGVLYGLVTPVRLHPQATARAQLAVMGFAPQDVRHIIVSHLHADHVGGLRDFPHATFHLDRAAYETLRALRGLKAVRRAFLPEALPADFEARARWLPFQAAPPDLAPFAQVADVFGDSSVWAVPLPGHAPGMVGLLVPEAQGLSVLAADAAWSVRAAREARPPHPLARAAFFDPTQEAASGAQLRAFLQARPHARVHVSHDAPEAWR; encoded by the coding sequence GTGCGGGTGATTCCTCTGCAGGCGGGCGACTGCCTGAACCTCGCGGCCCTCACCGAGCGCGGGGCCCCCTGGCGATTGCAGGCGTACCCGGCGGGGTTCTCGCTGCTGCTGCACCCCGTCCACGGCCCGGTGCTGTTCGATACCGGCTACGGCGAGAGCGTGGTGCGGGCCATGCGGCGCTGGCCGGGCGTGTTGTACGGCCTGGTCACCCCGGTTCGTCTGCACCCCCAGGCCACCGCCCGCGCCCAGCTGGCGGTGATGGGCTTTGCGCCGCAGGACGTACGGCACATCATCGTGTCGCACCTGCACGCCGACCATGTGGGGGGGCTGCGCGACTTTCCGCACGCCACGTTTCATCTGGACCGCGCCGCCTACGAAACGCTGCGGGCGCTGCGCGGCCTGAAGGCCGTGCGCCGGGCCTTTCTGCCCGAGGCCCTGCCCGCCGATTTCGAGGCCCGTGCCCGCTGGTTGCCGTTCCAGGCGGCGCCCCCCGATCTGGCCCCTTTTGCCCAGGTGGCCGACGTCTTCGGGGACAGCTCGGTGTGGGCGGTGCCGCTGCCTGGGCACGCCCCCGGCATGGTGGGCCTGCTGGTCCCCGAGGCCCAGGGCCTGAGCGTGCTGGCCGCCGACGCCGCCTGGAGCGTGCGCGCCGCTCGCGAGGCCCGCCCACCCCACCCGCTGGCCCGCGCGGCGTTTTTCGACCCGACGCAGGAGGCCGCCAGCGGCGCCCAGCTGCGCGCGTTCCTGCAGGCCCGTCCCCACGCCCGGGTCCATGTGAGCCACGACGCCCCGGAGGCCTGGCGGTGA
- a CDS encoding NAD-dependent epimerase/dehydratase family protein: MRVLVTGATGFLGGVVARELRAEGHEVRGLGRDVARGAALERAGVAFVPADLRAADWAGLLRGVDAVVHAAARATLWGRWADFEADNIRPSGELARACAAAGVRLVHVSTPSVYNATGQTQAVREDTPVGPRFDSLYARSKFEAEEAVRAALPDATILRPRGLYGVGDTSLVPRLAHALQSGRLPRLTRDEVWTELTQVRNAAHAVSLALTRPAPGVYNVTDGQPIPLWATVDRLADALGAPRPGRVVPARLLEGAASLLELGARWHPAQPEPPLTASGVRLLTRPMTLDLTRACERLGYAPVVAPDDGLAEVFAHIRGQR, translated from the coding sequence ATGCGAGTGCTTGTGACCGGCGCAACGGGCTTTCTGGGCGGCGTGGTGGCGCGCGAGCTGAGGGCTGAGGGCCACGAGGTGCGCGGCCTGGGCCGGGACGTGGCGCGCGGGGCCGCGCTGGAACGCGCCGGGGTGGCCTTTGTGCCCGCCGACCTGCGCGCGGCCGACTGGGCCGGGCTCCTGCGCGGTGTGGACGCCGTGGTTCACGCGGCGGCCCGCGCCACGCTGTGGGGCCGCTGGGCCGACTTTGAAGCGGACAACATCCGCCCCAGCGGCGAACTGGCCCGCGCCTGCGCCGCCGCTGGGGTGCGCCTCGTGCACGTCAGCACGCCCAGCGTGTACAACGCCACCGGGCAGACGCAGGCGGTGCGCGAGGACACGCCCGTGGGCCCGCGCTTTGACAGCCTGTATGCCCGCAGCAAATTCGAGGCCGAGGAGGCCGTGCGCGCGGCGCTGCCAGACGCCACCATCCTGCGCCCGCGCGGGCTGTACGGAGTGGGGGACACCAGCCTCGTGCCCCGGCTGGCCCACGCCCTGCAGAGTGGGCGGCTGCCCCGCCTGACCCGGGACGAGGTGTGGACCGAGCTGACCCAGGTGCGCAACGCGGCGCACGCGGTGAGCCTGGCCCTGACCCGCCCGGCCCCCGGTGTCTACAACGTGACCGACGGCCAGCCCATCCCGCTCTGGGCCACCGTGGACCGGCTGGCCGACGCGCTGGGGGCGCCCCGCCCGGGGCGTGTGGTGCCCGCGCGCTTGCTGGAAGGCGCGGCCTCCCTGCTGGAACTGGGTGCGCGGTGGCACCCCGCCCAGCCCGAACCCCCGCTGACCGCCAGCGGCGTGCGCCTGCTGACCCGCCCCATGACCCTGGACCTGACCCGGGCCTGCGAGCGCCTGGGCTACGCCCCGGTGGTGGCCCCGGACGACGGCCTGGCCGAGGTCTTTGCCCACATCCGGGGGCAGCGGTGA
- a CDS encoding saccharopine dehydrogenase family protein, whose amino-acid sequence MSKVIIIGAGGVANVTAKKCAQNDSVFTEVLIATRTVSKADKIVAEIKEHFPQSKTVFTTATVDADNVPELAELIRAFGPKMVINLALPYQDLTIMDACLETGVHYLDTANYEPKDVAKFEYSWQWAYQDRFKEKGLMALLGCGFDPGATQAFTAYHAKHHFSEIHYLDIVDCNNGNHGKAFATNFNPEINIREITANGRYWENGQWVETQPLEISQDIYYPKVATRKSFVLYHEELESLVKHFPTIKRARFWMTFGEAYIKHLSVLEGIGMTSIEPINFRGQQIAPIEFLKAVLPAPESLAAGYSGQTCIGVQAKGIGKDGQPKVHFIYNVKDHAECYREVQAQGVSYTTGVPAMIGAMLMLQGEWMREGVWNVEQLDPDPFFDAMNQWGLPIDELTGIELVKD is encoded by the coding sequence ATGAGCAAGGTCATCATCATCGGAGCCGGCGGCGTGGCCAACGTCACCGCCAAAAAGTGTGCCCAGAACGACAGCGTGTTCACCGAGGTGCTGATCGCCACCCGCACGGTGAGCAAGGCCGACAAGATCGTGGCGGAAATCAAGGAGCATTTCCCCCAGAGCAAGACGGTCTTTACTACCGCCACCGTGGACGCCGACAACGTGCCGGAACTGGCCGAGCTGATCCGGGCCTTTGGCCCCAAAATGGTCATCAACCTCGCGCTGCCCTACCAGGACCTCACCATCATGGACGCCTGCCTGGAAACCGGCGTGCACTACCTGGACACTGCCAACTACGAGCCCAAGGACGTGGCGAAGTTCGAATATTCCTGGCAGTGGGCCTACCAGGACCGCTTCAAGGAAAAAGGCCTGATGGCGCTGCTGGGCTGCGGCTTTGACCCCGGCGCCACCCAGGCCTTTACCGCCTACCACGCCAAGCACCACTTCTCCGAAATTCACTACCTGGACATCGTGGACTGCAACAACGGCAACCACGGCAAGGCGTTTGCCACCAACTTCAACCCGGAAATCAACATCCGCGAAATCACCGCCAACGGCCGCTACTGGGAAAACGGGCAGTGGGTAGAGACCCAGCCGCTGGAAATCAGCCAGGACATCTACTACCCCAAAGTCGCCACCCGCAAGAGCTTTGTGCTGTACCACGAGGAACTCGAGTCGCTGGTCAAGCACTTTCCCACCATCAAGCGCGCCCGCTTCTGGATGACCTTTGGCGAGGCGTACATCAAGCATCTGTCCGTGCTTGAGGGCATCGGCATGACGTCCATCGAGCCCATCAACTTCCGGGGCCAGCAGATCGCCCCGATTGAGTTCCTGAAGGCGGTGCTGCCCGCGCCCGAATCGCTGGCGGCGGGCTACAGCGGCCAGACCTGCATTGGCGTGCAGGCCAAGGGCATTGGCAAGGACGGCCAGCCCAAGGTGCATTTCATCTACAACGTCAAGGACCACGCCGAGTGCTACCGCGAGGTGCAGGCCCAGGGCGTGTCGTACACCACTGGCGTGCCCGCCATGATCGGCGCCATGCTGATGCTGCAGGGCGAGTGGATGAGGGAAGGCGTGTGGAACGTGGAGCAGCTGGACCCCGATCCCTTCTTCGACGCCATGAACCAGTGGGGCCTGCCCATTGACGAACTGACCGGCATCGAACTGGTCAAGGACTGA
- a CDS encoding YciI-like protein has product MHFLLFYRDLVPDYLTRREPLRAAHLAHARAAEARGELVLAGALADPADGAVLLFQGQGPEAAQTFAQTDPYVVSGLVGHWEVRRWMTVVGQDAAHPV; this is encoded by the coding sequence ATGCACTTTCTGCTGTTTTACCGAGATCTGGTGCCCGATTACCTGACCCGGCGCGAGCCGCTGCGCGCCGCCCACCTCGCCCATGCCCGCGCCGCCGAGGCGCGGGGCGAACTGGTGCTGGCCGGCGCCCTGGCCGACCCTGCCGACGGCGCCGTACTGCTGTTTCAGGGCCAGGGGCCAGAAGCGGCGCAGACCTTCGCCCAGACCGATCCCTATGTGGTCAGCGGCCTGGTGGGCCACTGGGAAGTGCGGCGCTGGATGACCGTGGTAGGCCAGGACGCCGCCCACCCGGTGTAA